The window CCTTCTTAGCGTACTTCTTTCGTGAAGAGCGGATAACCTCTTTAAACACGATTTCATCCGCCGCTTCCTCTACTACCACTGTCTCACCAGACAGTGGTTCCTGGGCGCTTATAGCGGCGATACGCATATAGAAGTTATAGGCTGGTAAGTTAGCAATCTCTCCCTGTTCAATGTACGGATAGAACAGTGGCAATACATACCGTTCGTCAGCCGGACTACCAGAACGGAAACAAATAACTGTACCCACGTTAGCAAGAATAATGTCTACTAATCTTTGTTGATCCTGCTGGCTAGTAGATTGCTCTGCCATGATAAGGAACAACTTATACTTACGAGCTTCACTGAGCATCTGTACAAAGCTCATCGTGGCGAAGTTTTGGAACTCATCGACATATAGGTAGAATGGTCGACGATCGGTTTGCTTGAGCCGTGAACGTCTCAGCGAAGCGACTTGAAGTTTGGCAAGGATTGTAGTGCCAAATAGTGCTGAAGTATCTTCGCCTAAATTGCCCTTTGAGAAATTACATATGAGGATCTTGCCGGAATCGAGGATGTCACCAAAATCAATCGTGGACTTATCCTGTTCTAGTATTCGTTTGGCGGATGCCGAAAACAGGAAACGACCGATCTTGGCGGTAATACCTGCTACCATCTTAACTTTCTGAAACTCACCAGCTTTACCAAGCTCGTTCTTCCAAAAGTTTGCCAGGTCGACGTCATCTAGTTTTTTTACTATCTCTCGACGATACTTGTTATCGTTGAGAAGTCGGAAGATGGTGAACAAATTAGGATTCTCCATCGTGAGTGCAGTCTGGATGGTATTACGCAGTACGTACTCAATACGGTGACCACCCGAATCATCTTCCGAGAATATCTTACGTAGGACTGAGATAGTTGATTCAGTGATAAGATCTTTTTCGCGCAGGAGATCGTCCCCTTCAAGTCCTGGCGTTAGCTCAAGCAAGTTCACACCAATCGGGTACGCGAGATCATCAGGGTTCATGTAGATAACATCATCCATCCTCTCTTTTGGAATATGATGTAAGATCGTTTCTGCTAAGTCCCCGTGCGGATCAATCACTGCAATGCCTTGGCCGTTGTTTATATCTTGCAAGATACTGTAAAGCAGCAGAGTTGTTTTACCATTACCTGTACCACCGACAATATACATGTGGCGTTGCCGTTCAGCATCGGTAAGTCCGATTGGCGTAGTTATTCCATGATGGTGATTCTCACCAATGTAGAGCGATAGTTTTTTGTTTGTTTTGAGTGAAACAGGAGCTGGGAGGGTGCGACTAAGTGAAGTAATAAGATTATCAGTCTTACTAATGTGGCTGGCTGGAAAATGGAACAGGCTCGACACCTCGCTAGCAGACAGGACTAAGGACTGTTTTCTGGTTAGATTTGGTAGCCGCAGGGCTGCAAGTCGCGTACGGTAGGTTTGAATGAGTGGCAATCGTGCCTTAACGCGTAACGCCTGGTACTGTGGGACAGAATAGCCATCAAGCGCCGATCGGAGGGTGGTAAGTTGCTCTTTGGAGTGAGGACTGTTAGCAATTAGTCGCAAGTCAACCTGAAATAAGGGCTGAGAAACTTTCTGATGCATAGACTCCATGAGCTCAAGCTCAAACGCACTAAGAGTTCTGGCAGGACGTTGTCGTTTTTGAACTTGCGCCTGGAGGGTGGCGTCTTTTGCAGACTTATTCTGGTAATAACTAGAGGTTGAGCCATTGTATACTTCACCAATCGTTTCGGTTGCACCTAGCACTGCACCTGAAAACAATTCACTAACTTTAGCGAGTGGAGATAGCTTGCCGTAAGATACACGCCTTAAAATATCTTCGTTGCCCAAGATTCTACGAGAAAGTCTGCTCGCTTCAACAAGCTTTATTGGCTGGACAATAAGTTGCATGGAAAGACGTTCATTATCTTCGAGTTTAGTCATGGCGGCAGTAATGTATGACAAAGGATCATGTTGCTCAAACGCTTTGCTTAGTGCAAGTGGCAAGACAAAGTGGCGTTCCAGCGTAAACTCATTAATAAGATCTGGATTGTCTGCGGCATGCTCTACTATCTTTGTCTTTGCTTCTGGAATATATGCAGCAATTACTTTTTGTAGTGAGTTTGCACTGCGCGCCTCAACTTGCACCAGGAACCGGATACCTTCTTGTTTGGTTGAAACAATCTCAAAAGATAGTGCAGGTGTTCTGCGAAGTAATTTTTCTTTGAGCGTTCTCGCGCTTCTAAACCCATGTATGACCGAGAATAACTGCGTAGTTGATTCAGGCGTTTTAGATATAGACGCCGGCGGCGTTAGTTCTAGCCATACCATGGTGCGACGATGCAAGTAAAGACGATTGATTATCATTGTAATGAGTTGGACGAGACAATACGCAAGCGCTATCACAGCGAGCAGTAAAGCTACTTGAACTGCATAGTAAGCTACGGTAGCGAGATAGGTAGTGGGCTCCACGAAGCTGCTCCTTTCTTGCCGTGAATGAAGGTATACGACGAGGCTGCGTCTGCCGAGAATGTTCGTCTGCTTAGAATATTAAGCCCTAGAAAATTCATCTCAGAGATTGCCCATTCGCCAGACTGATTATTTACGCTAGCCACGTACGCGACATGCCCCCATTCACCGTTATCAGTTTGAAATACTGCACCGACTTCAGGCGTATGATTTACAATGTAACCATCACGAATCGCTCGGTCGTCCCAAGTGTTGGCATTACCCCAACTGGTTGGTATCGGGTAGCCTGCCCATAGTCGCATAGCAAATGCCCAGTATGTACAGTTGCCCCAAGCATAGGTATCACCCTCAACTGGCCCACCAGTATAGAACCCTTGTGACTCAGCTGCTGCAAGGCTTGGTACGCCCGACAAAAACGATACAACGCTTTCGCCCATGGAAAAGACGGCCGCAAATGGCAGGGCAACAATAATGGCCATTGTAGCGAGCACTAACGCTGCTTGTTTCTTGAGATTCCCGCCCGTCACCACATTCAGTGCGAGCAGGCCTCCATTCATGCGTACAACTCCGTTGGATCAGTAGTTATGAGCGGATGTTCTTTATCTGAAGCCACAACCTTAACTGCAACGTGATTCTGATCAGCAATGATCAGCGCGTCACCACGTTCACAAGTAAGTAGGAACTGTTGTTCATACTCAGATAAACTAAACTCGCTGACTACGGTTTTAATCGTCGTTGTGTCTTGGCGCATGAGGATACGCAGAGCTGACTGCGATGCGATTGCGCGACCATAGTCACTTTTTAGGAAATCGTCGGCTTGCTGGGAGATGAACGAAACACCGAGGTAATACTTTCTGGCCCGACGAACTAAGCCGGCAATAAAGCGTGCACTTTGTTCGTGTTGAAGAAGAAGCCAGCCCTCATCAATTACTAGCATTCGTTTTTCAGGCTTTGCTTTCACCTGATTCTGAATGAAGTTCGAAATGATCAGCATCATGATTGGCCGCAGATTGGCGGGCATATCTTTGATGTCGAAAATTACTAAACGGTTATCTAGTTGAATATTAGTGTGAGAATTGAAAATCTCAGAACTTGAGCCACTAATGTATTTTTCTAGTCGCTCGCAAAGCTGAAGTTGTCCCAGGCTGTGAAGCTCTGCATAAAGATCTTCAAGTAGCGGCTGTTCTTTCTTGGCTTTCTTATAGACCTTCAAGATCGCTTTATCTACTGCGGCTTTTTCGCGCTTATCTAGTCCTTCAGCCATAAGGTCTATAACGGCCGTTAGGTCTTGGACGTGCTCTGCAAGATCACCTTTAGTATGAAAGGTGGTAGCAAGATCGAAGGGATTAATCTTCTCTTTGCTTTTGGCTGAGAGTTTAATATAGGTGCCACCAACTGTTTCGCTCAGTCGTTTGTACTCACGTTCTGGGTCGATGACGAGTACCTTGGTGCCTTGCATGAGCTGGCGTA is drawn from bacterium and contains these coding sequences:
- a CDS encoding ATP-binding protein; this encodes MIINRLYLHRRTMVWLELTPPASISKTPESTTQLFSVIHGFRSARTLKEKLLRRTPALSFEIVSTKQEGIRFLVQVEARSANSLQKVIAAYIPEAKTKIVEHAADNPDLINEFTLERHFVLPLALSKAFEQHDPLSYITAAMTKLEDNERLSMQLIVQPIKLVEASRLSRRILGNEDILRRVSYGKLSPLAKVSELFSGAVLGATETIGEVYNGSTSSYYQNKSAKDATLQAQVQKRQRPARTLSAFELELMESMHQKVSQPLFQVDLRLIANSPHSKEQLTTLRSALDGYSVPQYQALRVKARLPLIQTYRTRLAALRLPNLTRKQSLVLSASEVSSLFHFPASHISKTDNLITSLSRTLPAPVSLKTNKKLSLYIGENHHHGITTPIGLTDAERQRHMYIVGGTGNGKTTLLLYSILQDINNGQGIAVIDPHGDLAETILHHIPKERMDDVIYMNPDDLAYPIGVNLLELTPGLEGDDLLREKDLITESTISVLRKIFSEDDSGGHRIEYVLRNTIQTALTMENPNLFTIFRLLNDNKYRREIVKKLDDVDLANFWKNELGKAGEFQKVKMVAGITAKIGRFLFSASAKRILEQDKSTIDFGDILDSGKILICNFSKGNLGEDTSALFGTTILAKLQVASLRRSRLKQTDRRPFYLYVDEFQNFATMSFVQMLSEARKYKLFLIMAEQSTSQQDQQRLVDIILANVGTVICFRSGSPADERYVLPLFYPYIEQGEIANLPAYNFYMRIAAISAQEPLSGETVVVEEAADEIVFKEVIRSSRKKYAKKVVAKTETKKTSAVPASKTADTKKQRVKNHRVRDRDKKPS
- a CDS encoding CHAP domain-containing protein, with amino-acid sequence MNGGLLALNVVTGGNLKKQAALVLATMAIIVALPFAAVFSMGESVVSFLSGVPSLAAAESQGFYTGGPVEGDTYAWGNCTYWAFAMRLWAGYPIPTSWGNANTWDDRAIRDGYIVNHTPEVGAVFQTDNGEWGHVAYVASVNNQSGEWAISEMNFLGLNILSRRTFSADAASSYTFIHGKKGAASWSPLPISLP
- a CDS encoding ATP-binding protein → MNAVLEKIQHRKKLREEKQKELSLTFGEQDAVDVLSYAGLEEDTDHLLIDGVYIRTLYISGYPFVASSGWLDSLINFNHDTDISYHLHEVNALHALPKLHRKITELESTRRAMMKAGKIVGSEVTDPLESAIELRDKIQRGQEKLFQMSIYIAIRADSLEGLNKTTKLLEATMSARLFYSKVARYQQLEALQSILPRGEDQLAQKRNLDSSSAALTFPFMSSELVQESGILYGVNKSNNSLVILDRFSLHNANSIVFAQSGSGKSYTTKVEILRQLMQGTKVLVIDPEREYKRLSETVGGTYIKLSAKSKEKINPFDLATTFHTKGDLAEHVQDLTAVIDLMAEGLDKREKAAVDKAILKVYKKAKKEQPLLEDLYAELHSLGQLQLCERLEKYISGSSSEIFNSHTNIQLDNRLVIFDIKDMPANLRPIMMLIISNFIQNQVKAKPEKRMLVIDEGWLLLQHEQSARFIAGLVRRARKYYLGVSFISQQADDFLKSDYGRAIASQSALRILMRQDTTTIKTVVSEFSLSEYEQQFLLTCERGDALIIADQNHVAVKVVASDKEHPLITTDPTELYA